The following coding sequences are from one Coffea arabica cultivar ET-39 chromosome 11e, Coffea Arabica ET-39 HiFi, whole genome shotgun sequence window:
- the LOC140021655 gene encoding uncharacterized protein, protein MAALQPSAEGQGSPTGKKTFSQLFSQPSTSPIQIRQATVYKGEAAVIFSRADVEKLAVPFRWALVGKFSHGRPSLEDIRKFFASLNLKDHISIGLMDYRHVLIKCSVEVDFNRIRTRGIWQLGNYPMRVFRWTREFHVQRESSLVPIWVELPNLPIHYFDKHSLFSILSPVGRPLFLDSATAAGTRPSVARVCVEIDVAKIVVPRILVAVEGESGFWQKIVPDNIPPYCSSCWRLGHSSSNCKNNVSKGELQYHNHQTNRLQQGPKILGDNQYGLVITPTGNPKAEGKSTMEVTTSTEDARPGAVAVQGASTSEMEKSVGPDRIAEKQNTTPPQDDKLNCITAQAQAAEASAADANGQSVVDDDREGPLHNVQTTIAGQDHAHNCEGSHNLVEQILGDVQQQMADTTTLINHNADNHSWNKGEGSQPVEEKHLGGEHLQQSDTTELETLYVDLCGVEEEDSKSDAVDEVALPTTAGNLSPRLVVTSERSVEPSINTLNIDQSVAMERDCRQEKVKGVRAYFPSDRQLRSATSSHNSFQERRVLWYTLLNDKPISLPWCIGGDFNVILAPHEKRGGRPFAIAEGMEFMSFMEDARVFDVGFSGASFTWSNNRRGRARVSKRLDRFLVNGACLDLSNAISVLHLARHPSDHAPLKISFKERSDHTPRPFRFLNVWTTKSELLEVIRYAWNQDVSGSPLRVLSSKLLATRRVIQTWNKQHFGNVFDAVRSAEMGVQRAEEAMDQYASEECQVELSKAQAELRHALSIEEQFWSQKARVKWLKHGDRNSRYFHAVVRQRRAQGMIHRIKKSNGVWVDKNDDIATEAITYFSDLFTCSLESSSDLRYLIPSIISEEDNEKLEEVPSIEEVYRVVRSMDGDSAAGPDGFTGKFFTFAWEVVAQDVYNAILSFFCGAELPRFITSTSIVLIPKMPNPQDFSQYRPISLCNFFNKLLSRILADRIAYVLPKIISPQQTGFVKGRNITDNFLLAQEIVSGIGKKNRGGNVVMKLDMSKAYDRVAWDHIIDVLRRFGFGEIFIDLVWRLISNVWFSVILNGASHGFFKSTRGLRQGDPLSPALFIIGAEVLSRGLNNLAMQSGFVGFKVPYACPSITHLAFADDVLIFANGSSYSLKVIMQVLEAYQRCSGQLINVLKTCYLVHPSLPPARRRVIERITKFTWQPFPIRYLGCPLYFGRCKSSYFGEACQSILGRIISLKSRMLSFGGKIVLIKHVLASMPVHLMSAAVIPSKVFRTIEKAFSTFIWSSSPEESKFHWIRWSHMCYPIDEGGVGFRKLQDIYTAFLFKLWWNFRKGLSLWAEFMKAKYCRHLHPCQVEIKAMDSALWRRMVNVSRQVEFSTLWIVKDGACHFWYDNWLGGGALFHQATVVPHLSFANFIINGHWDVNLLYQIMPREMVPSILEHPIPEEGGESEVIWTLTTSGNFSIASAFRDIRQARNKSMVFNTIWHSQLPFKDSFFMLRLLLGRLPVPDRLCKLGLHLPSKCFCCASASEESIEHLFSNGHIGSTVWHYFGASCGLSFPGSSLRPRIVGWWLSSYDSEIQRFIGHILPSIVCWQIWKARNKAMFEDVQMRPLAICRAIFSEIQTMVGIHFKQVFRVQSFHHLYDWSYSSHIEVTYKLVRWEAKESDRFILNTDGCSKGNPGVSGGGGVLRDSNGIPLIGFSAYLGETTSLCAEVRALLIGLQTCGS, encoded by the exons ATGGCTGCCCTTCAGCCATCGGCTGAGGGGCAAGGATCTCCTACAGGAAAAAAAACTTTCTCCCAACTTTTCTCACAGCCTTCAACATCTCCTATCCAAATTCGGCAGGCAACTGTTTACAAAGGTGAAGCTGCGGTCATCTTCTCGAGAGCAGATGTGGAAAAACTAGCAGTGCCGTTTCGATGGGCtttggttggaaaattttctcatgGGAGACCTTCGTTGGAGGATATTCGCAAGTTCTTTGCTTCTTTAAATCTAAAAGACCACATCTCCATTGGATTGATGGATTATAGACATGTCCTGATTAAGTGCTCTGTTGAAGTAGATTTTAACAGGATTAGGACAAGAGGGATTTGGCAATTGGGCAATTATCCGATGCGGGTATTTCGCTGGACCAGGGAGTTTCATGTGCAAAGAGAGTCATCTCTGGTTCCGATTTGGGTGGAGCTTCCAAATTTACCCATTCATTATTTCGATAAACACTCTTTGTTCTCCATATTATCTCCAGTAGGAAGACCATTGTTCCTGGATTCGGCAACGGCTGCTGGGACACGTCCTAGTGTGGCCAGGGTGTGCGTGGAGATCGATGTAGCGAAGATTGTTGTGCCAAGGATATTGGTAGCTGTTGAAGGAGAATCaggattttggcaaaaaattgtTCCAGACAACATCCCGCCATATTGTTCATCTTGCTGGAGATTGGGTCATTCGTCTAGCAACTGCAAGAATAACGTTTCCAAGGGAGAACTTCAATACCACAATCATCAAACCAACCGGCTGCAGCAAGGTCCTAAGATACTTGGGGACAATCAGTATGGGTTAGTTATTACACCTACGGGCAACCCAAAAGCTGAAGGGAAATCAACAATGGAGGTTACGACATCGACTGAAGATGCGCGACCTGGTGCTGTTGCAGTCCAAGGAGCTTCCACATCTGAAATGGAGAAATCTGTTGGACCTGATCGGATAGCTGAGAAACAGAATACAACTCCTCCACAAGATGATAAGCTCAACTGCATTACTGCCCAAGCTCAAGCTGCCGAAGCTTCCGCTGCTGATGCAAATGGACAGTCGGTGGTTGATGATGACAGGGAGGGACCATTGCACAACGTTCAAACGACAATTGCAGGCCAAGACCATGCACATAATTGTGAAGGGTCCCATAATCTAGTGGAGCAAATCTTGGGAGATGTTCAACAACAAATGGCCGACACTACCACATTGATTAATCATAATGCCGACAATCATAGTTGGAACAAAGGTGAAGGGTCCCAACCTGTTGAGGAGAAGCACTTGGGAGGTGAACATCTTCAACAGTCCGACACCACTGAGCTTGAAACTCTTTATGTCGACTTGTGTGGGGTCGAGGAGGAAGATTCCAaatccgatgcggttgatgaagTAGCTTTGCCAACTACAGCAGGGAATTTATCTCCAAGATTGGTTGTAACAAGTGAGAGGTCAGTGGAGCCATCAATTAACACTTTAAACATTGACCAATCTGTAGCTATGGAGAGGGATTGCCGACAAGAAAAGGTTAAAGGTGTGCGAGCTTACTTCCCATCCGACAGACAGCTACGTTCGGCAACATCATCCCATAACTCATTCCAG GAGCGCCGTGTCTTATGGTATACCTTATTAAATGATAAGCCAATTTCTCTTCCTTGGTGCATTGGGGGTGATTTTAATGTTATATTAGCACCTCATGAAAAACGAGGGGGACGTCCATTTGCTATAGCGGAGGGGATGGAATTCATGTCTTTTATGGAAGATGCCAGAGTTTTTGACGTAGGATTTTCAGGAGCTAGCTTCACATGGTCTAACAATCGGAGAGGAAGAGCTCGGGTTTCAAAGAGGTTGGATAGGTTTTTAGTCAATGGGGCTTGTTTGGATCTCTCAAACGCAATTTCTGTGCTTCACCTGGCAAGACATCCTTCAGATCATGCAccgttgaaaatttcatttaagGAGAGATCAGATCATACGCCACGGCCTTTCAGATTTTTGAACGTCTGGACAACCAAATCTGAACTCTTGGAGGTAATTCGATATGCTTGGAATCAAGATGTGTCTGGTTCTCCATTGCGTGTTTTGAGCTCTAAACTTTTGGCAACGAGGAGGGTTATTCAAACTTGGAACAAGCAACACTTTGGGAATGTATTTGATGCTGTTCGTTCTGCGGAAATGGGGGTTCAACGCGCAGAGGAAGCTATGGATCAATATGCATCGGAGGAATGTCAGGTTGAGCTTAGCAAGGCTCAGGCGGAGTTGCGACATGCATTgtcaattgaagaacaattttgGAGCCAAAAAGCCAGGGTCAAATGGCTTAAACACGGAGATCGTAATTCAAGGTATTTTCATGCGGTAGTAAGACAGAGACGGGCTCAAGGAATGATTCACCGCATCAAAAAGTCAAACGGTGTTTGGGTGGACAAGAATGATGATATAGCAACTGAGGCAATAACATATTTTTCTGACCTATTCACGTGTTCTTTAGAGTCATCTTCCGATTTGCGGTACCTAATTCCATCCATAATCTCGGAAGAGGACAATGAAAAATTGGAAGAGGTTCCTTCGATTGAAGAAGTCTATCGAGTCGTGAGATCAATGGATGGGGACAGTGCTGCTGGCCCAGATGGTTTCACAGGtaaattttttacatttgcCTGGGAAGTTGTCGCCCAAGATGTATATAATGCAATACTCAGTTTTTTCTGTGGGGCAGAGTTGCCTCGATTCATCACATCTACCTCCATTGTGTTAATTCCGAAGATGCCAAATCCTCAGGATTTTTCTCAATATAGGCCCATCAGTCTGTGTAACTTCTTCAACAAATTATTATCCAGGATCTTAGCTGATAGAATTGCTTATGTTCTGCCCAAAATTATTTCACCCCAGCAGACAGGCTTTGTGAAGGGGCGCAATATAACAGATAACTTTCTGCTAGCTCAGGAGATAGTTTCGGGTATTGGGAAAAAGAATAGAGGAGGCAATGTGGTAATGAAGCTTGACATGTCTAAGGCTTATGACCGGGTGGCATGGGATCATATTATTGATGTTCTCAGGAGATTTGGCTTCGGAGAAATATTTATTGATTTAGTATGGCGATTGATCTCTAATGTCTGGTTTTCGGTCATTTTAAATGGGGCATCTCATGGTTTTTTTAAATCTACGAGAGGCCTCCGTCAGGGTGATCCTTTATCGCCTGCTTTATTCATTATAGGGGCTGAGGTGTTATCTAGAGGACTGAATAACCTTGCCATGCAATCGGGTTTTGTGGGATTCAAAGTCCCGTATGCATGTCCTTCTATAACTCATTTGGCGTTTGCGGATGATGTTCTCATATTTGCAAACGGATCCTCTTATTCTCTAAAGGTTATCATGCAGGTGCTAGAGGCTTATCAAAGGTGTTCGGGTCAGCTAATAAATGTGCTAAAAACTTGTTACCTGGTTCATCCATCTTTACCACCGGCAAGACGAAGGGTGATTGAACGTATCACCAAGTTTACCTGGCAACCATTTCCAATTCGGTATTTGGGTTGCCCCCTTTACTTTGGGAGATGCAAATCATCATATTTTGGAGAAGCGTGTCAGTCTATTCTAGGGAGAATTATATCATTGAAATCAAGGATGCTTTCCTTTGGAGGTAAGATAGTTCTAATCAAACATGTCTTGGCATCGATGCCAGTACATCTGATGTCGGCTGCGGTTATCCCGAGTAAGGTATTTAGAACTATAGAAAAGGCTTTCTCGACCTTCATATGGAGCTCTTCACCCGAGGAGTCGAAATTTCACTGGATACGTTGGTCCCATATGTGCTATCCGATAGATGAGGGAGGAGTTGGATTTCGGAAGCTACAAGACATCTATACAGCTTTCTTATTCAAACTTTGGTGGAATTTTAGAAAGGGTTTGTCATTGTGGGCTGAATTTATGAAAGCAAAATACTGTAGACACCTTCATCCTTGTCAGGTAGAAATCAAGGCAATGGACTCCGCACTCTGGCGCAGGATGGTCAATGTGAGTCGACAAGTGGAATTCTCTACGCTATGGATTGTAAAAGACGGCGCTTGTCATTTTTGGTACGACAATTGGTTGGGGGGTGGTGCTTTGTTCCACCAAGCGACCGTTGTCCCACATTTGTCTTTTgctaatttcatcatcaatggaCACTGGGATGTGAATTTGTTATATCAGATAATGCCGAGGGAAATGGTGCCCTCTATTTTAGAGCACCCGATTCCAGAAGAAGGGGGTGAATCTGAAGTCATTTGGACGCTCACAACATCTGGAAACTTCTCTATAGCTTCGGCATTTCGGGATATTAGGCAGGCCCGCAACAAGTCTATGGTCTTTAATACAATTTGGCATTCTCAGCTCCCTTTCAAAGATTCATTCTTCATGTTACGATTGTTGCTGGGGAGACTGCCGGTTCCAGATCGGTTATGTAAACTTGGTTTACATTTACCCTCAAAGTGTTTTTGCTGTGCTTCGGCATCTGAGGAATCAATTGAACATTTATTTTCTAATGGCCATATAGGGTCGACAGTTTGGCACTAttttggagcttcatgtggttTGTCCTTTCCAGGGTCATCTTTGAGGCCCCGTATAGTGGGTTGGTGGCTCAGCTCATATGATTCTGAAATACAACGATTTATTGGGCACATTCTACCCAGCATTGTCTGTTGGCAGATTTGGAAAGCAAGGAATAAAGCAATGTTTGAGGATGTTCAGATGAGGCCGCTTGCCATTTGTCGTGCCATTTTCTCGGAAATCCAGACCATGGTGGGAATTCATTTCAAACAAGTGTTCAGAGTACAGTCATTTCATCATTTGTATGATTGGTCGTATTCTTCTCATATTGAGGTTACATACAAACTTGTTCGTTGGGAAGCAAAGGAATCCGATCGGTTCATATTAAATACGGATGGCTGTTCTAAGGGCAATCCAGGAGTGAGTGGAGGCGGTGGGGTTCTTCGGGATTCAAATGGCATACCTTTGATTGGCTTTTCGGCATATCTTGGGGAAACTACAAGTCTATGTGCAGAGGTTCGGGCACTCCTTATTGGTCTTCAAACTTGT GGAAGCTAA